A window from Drosophila yakuba strain Tai18E2 chromosome 3L, Prin_Dyak_Tai18E2_2.1, whole genome shotgun sequence encodes these proteins:
- the LOC6534777 gene encoding protein artichoke: protein MLLPIFLLLGMGITLIKAESCPPSQAILPCRCSLRGKEIQIWCSHSNLPQIMDGLKAVERNIKGKIDELVLENNQLPALPGRFFGSLQIVRLMLRHNSIERVSNGWLTELENGLVEIFVVEPQLRSIPAESLNGMINMLAITIQSEELKHLPDFSGLLSLTYLSVQTGALQELPSHLFRHLPKLQHIHITGGAGLTRLEAGLFDGLISLKNLDLSHNGLNWIHLRALSRLPNLVSVKLSNNQISDVGMVGRIVKDLEHLKKLRLDNNLITVIEDGSFVDLPNLSELHLNDNRITELQYGAFLRTPQLKTIYLQNNLIRRIHPESLLQASGSGVEAVHIYNNEIGHVEALRALLDALPRLRYLDMSGNLLSELPYGALRGHGTLEQLHLNHNQLRLIERDALMAMPALRELRMRNNSLSSDLPLPFWNLPGLKGLDLAQNQFARVDSQLLAGLPSLRRLDLSENGLIELAPNSFRHNPLLETLNISSNELTKIHSSTLIHLERLFEVDASYNQLKSVIGGLPRIVERISLKGNQITSLPAAASKDLQLPNLRMLDLSQNRIEQLPRHGFQGALELRVLSLAQNELRQLEDTSFIGIQRLELLHLQENQLGEADERALLPLAELRNLNLQSNKLEAITDNFFSNNSRLEQLDLSRNLIRSISPTAFDTQRSLEYLDLSGNALLDISVGLGNLNNLRDIDLSYNQISRIQSDVIGGWRNVVEIRLSNNLIVELQQGTFRNLPKLQYLDLSSNEIRNVEPGALKGLDELQEFVLADNKLVELKDHVFEELPSLLASHFQYNKLRYISPESFHNANSLVFLNLSNNHFRNMENIGLRSMRNLEVLDLSTNGVKLVSTMPLKALNWLVELKMDNNQICRIQGSPFETMPRLRVLSMRNNQLRSIKERTFRNVRGNIAILDVDGNPIDCNCEMQWLSVWLQETNFPYPGPKCQDGRLLRSARMERSLCVGADIYGNERTDGNQLPLLNEHGDVFQRDLPDDFNDECEAGEGTRLPGDRPLVGESEYFYDQYVDATEAPDTTHSVISTSQRPKPSPTINSNIDLNNTILHTKYFNRKPQPGSGSPFTFFGYPLPSVSLGRFFGFGDRGRKQRTDSNDEMPATHRMAHISLPSGRGKTRMYQPNSAEFEKYLKDQQKQEKQNIARNRYVDTDSTTSSMEDALSNESGSAATTVGVFRTTFREPSSIERGGFRPIVPAHVGGFMPVHDPQQRRGLVEVVNITGKTLEMSQPKGQRKFIPISPQERPKPTKSSAESSESATYEVTETTPDITTTTPLMHRITTSTTKASTTTTRSTTTTSTTQVTPVNDASSSSELDSQYDDEDLEAQSVTLLRPPPLGQTTTAETILLIPPAEEHVAQIKSRSWVTTTTPQSPSDNQVTIARPTSTVPPPPPASPPLRVGGRSTITKVYTPYQQQVAQPTAEEYQRTTPSGDNESVASEHQLTADAQKRTELELLQVDRVDRKDGMDWYYESFKKKRDFNGGAAVRKTAHKEVFYDGIAASSSWNRLHKEILSVSLLLLWSACF, encoded by the exons ATGTTACTGCCCATTTTCCTACTACTTGGTATGGGGATAACCTTGATCAAGGCCGAAAGTTGTCCTCCATCACAGGCTATTTTACCCTGCCGCTGTTCGTTAAGAGGAAAGGAAATCCAGATATG GTGCTCCCACAGCAATCTACCGCAGATCATGGATGGTCTGAAGGCAGTGGAACGAAACATCAAGGGCAAGATCGATGAACTAGTCCTGGAGAACAACCAATTACCGGCACTGCCAGGACGCTTTTTCGGTAGCCTTCAGATAGTTCGCCTCATGCTGCGCCACAATAGCATCGAAAGAGTGTCCAATGGATGGCTAACTGAGCTGGAGAACGGCCTGGTGGAGATCTTCGTGGTGGAGCCTCAACTGCGGAGCATTCCAGCAGAGAGTCTCAACGGAATGATCAACATGCTGGCCATTACCATTCAGAGCGAAGAACTAAAGCACTTGCCCGACTTTTCCGGACTGCTCAGTTTGACCTATCTCAGTGTCCAAACGGGGGCTCTCCAGGAGTTGCCCTCCCATCTCTTCAGACATCTACCCAAATTgcagcatatacatataacgGGCGGGGCAGGCCTCACTCGCTTGGAAGCAGGTCTCTTTGATGGATTAATATCCCTGAAGAACCTGGATCTATCGCACAATGGCCTTAACTGGATTCATTTACGCGCCCTGTCCAGATTACCCAATTTGGTTAGCGTAAAACTATCCAATAATCAAATCAGTGATGTGGGCATGGTGGGTCGCATTGTCAAGGATCTGGAGCATCTGAAGAAACTACGACTGGACAACAACCTCATCACTGTAATCGAGGATGGCTCCTTTGTGGATCTGCCCAATCTTTCAGAGCTTCATTTAAACGATAACAGGATTACTGAACTGCAATATGGAGCTTTTTTGCGCACTCCTCAACTGAAAACCATATACCTGCAGAATAATCTAATCCGGCGAATCCATCCGGAATCCCTGCTTCAGGCCAGTGGAAGTGGCGTGGAGGCGGTTCACATCTACAACAATGAAATTGGACATGTGGAGGCTTTAAGGGCATTGTTGGATGCCTTGCCCAGGCTTCGCTATTTGGACATGAGTGGCAATCTTTTAAGCGAACTGCCCTATGGGGCTCTTCGTGGTCATGGCACTTTGGAGCAACTGCATCTGAACCATAACCAGTTGAGGCTCATTGAAAGGGATGCACTGATGGCCATGCCCGCTTTAAGGGAACTTCGGATGAGAAATAACAGTTTATCCTCGGACTTACCCTTACCATTTTGGAACCTTCCTGGATTGAAAGGGCTCGACCTGGCGCAGAACCAGTTTGCTAGGGTGGATTCCCAGCTGCTGGCGGGACTTCCGTCACTAAGACGTTTGGATCTGAGCGAGAATGGACTAATCGAATTGGCACCCAATAGTTTTCGTCATAATCCCCTCCTGGAAACGCTCAATATATCCTCAAATGAGCTGACCAAAATCCACTCTTCCACCCTAATCCATTTGGAGAGACTCTTTGAGGTGGATGCCAGTTATAATCAGCTTAAATCTGTGATTGGGGGACTGCCCAGGATCGTGGAGCGTATCTCGCTGAAGGGCAATCAAATTACATCACTCCCAGCAGCTGCCAGCAAGGATTTGCAATTGCCCAACCTTCGAATGCTGGATCTCAGCCAGAATCGAATAGAGCAGCTGCCCAGGCATGGCTTTCAAGGGGCATTGGAACTGAGAGTCTTGAGTCTGGCACAAAATGAGCTGCGTCAGCTGGAGGACACCTCCTTTATAGGAATTCAACGTCTGgagctgctgcatttgcaagAAAATCAACTGGGAGAGGCGGATGAGCGGGCGTTACTGCCTCTCGCAGAACTTAGGAATTTGAATCTTCAGTCCAACAAGCTGGAAGCCATCACGGACAATTTCTTCTCGAATAACAGCAGACTGGAGCAACTAGATCTCTCTAGGAATCTCATACGGAGCATCTCCCCCACGGCTTTCGATACCCAAAGATCTCTGGAGTATCTGGATCTCTCTGGCAATGCCCTCCTGGATATATCAGTGGGTTTGGGGAACTTGAACAACCTGCGAGACATCGATCTGAGCTATAACCAAATATCCCGGATCCAATCCGATGTGATTGGTGGCTGGCGAAATGTGGTGGAGATCCGTTTGTCCAATAATCTCATCGTGGAACTTCAGCAGGGCACCTTCCGAAATCTTCCCAAGCTGCAATATCTTGATCTAAGCAGCAATGAGATTAGAAATGTGGAGCCTGGCGCACTCAAAGGACTCGATGAACTGCAGGAGTTCGTCCTGGCAGACAATAAGTTGGTGGAGCTAAAGGATCATGTCTTTGAGGAGCTACCAAGCCTACTGGCCTCCCACTTTCAGTACAACAAGTTGCGCTACATTTCTCCGGAAAGCTTTCACAACGCCAACTCGCTGGTCTTCCTGAATCTGTCCAACAATCATTTCAGGAATATGGAAAACATAGGTCTCCGAAGCATGCGGAATCTGGAGGTTTTAGACCTGTCCACCAATGGTGTCAAGTTGGTGTCCACGATGCCGTTAAAGGCGCTGAATTGGTTGGTGGAGCTTAAAATGGATAACAACCAAATATGTCGGATACAG GGGTCCCCATTTGAGACAATGCCCCGCTTGCGAGTACTCTCCATGCGGAATAACCAGCTCAGGAGCATCAAAGAACGTACATTCCGAAATGTCCGGGGAAACATTGCCATCTTGGATGTGGATG GAAATCCGATTGATTGCAACTGTGAAATGCAATGGCTTTCGGTGTGGCTGCAGGAGACGAACTTTCCGTATCCGGGACCCAAGTGCCAGGATGGACGCCTCCTTCGGTCGGCTCGCATGGAAAGGAGCCTCTGCGTGGGTGCGGATATCTATGGCAACGAACGTACTGATGGCAATCAGTTGCCACTGCTCAATGAGCACGGGGATGTCTTCCAGAGGGATTTGCCCGACGATTTCAACGATGAGTGTGAGGCGGGTGAAGGAACCAGACTGCCAGGAGATCGACCGCTGGTGGGCGAGAGCGAGTACTTCTACGATCAGTATGTGGACGCCACCGAGGCACCAGATACCACCCACTCCGTGATCAGTACATCACAGCGACCGAAGCCGAGTCCCACGATAAACAGCAATATAGATCTGAATAATACTATACTCCATACGAAGTACTTCAATCGGAAACCCCAGCCAGGATCTGGATCTCCTTTTACATTCTTCGGATATCCTTTGCCCAGTGTAAGTTTGGGCAGGTTCTTTGGTTTCGGGGATCGAGGACGCAAACAACGAACGGATAGCAATGATGAGATGCCCGCCACCCACCGCATGGCCCACATAAGTCTgccaagtgggcgtggcaaaactAGGATGTATCAGCCGAACAGTGCAGAGTTCGAGAAATACCTCAAGGATCAACAGAAGCAGGAGAAGCAAAACATAGCCAGGAATCGTTATGTGGACACAGATTCCACCACTTCATCCATGGAGGATGCACTGAGTAATGAGAGTGGGAGTGCCGCCACCACAGTGGGTGTCTTTCGCACCACCTTTCGTGAGCCATCGAGCATCGAGCGCGGTGGCTTCCGTCCCATCGTACCAGCCCATGTCGGTGGTTTTATGCCTGTCCATGATCCTCAACAGCGGCGTGGTTTAGTGGAAGTGGTGAATATTACGGGAAAGACTTTGGAAATGAGCCAACCCAAAGGTCAGAGAAAGTTTATACCTATATCTCCTCAGGAACGACCTAAGCCAACCAAAAGTAGTGCCGAAAGTTCAGAGTCAGCTACTTATGAAGTCACAGAGACCACTCCAGATATAACCACCACAACGCCTTTGATGCACAGGATCACCACTAGTACAACAAAGGCTTCTACAACGACCACGAGGAGTACTACAACCACTAGTACTACCCAGGTGACTCCTGTGAATGATGCCTCGTCCAGCAGTGAGCTGGATTCCCAGTATGATGACGAAGATCTGGAGGCACAATCTGTGACCCTGCTAAGACCTCCTCCGCTAGGGCAAACAACCACTGCAGAGACTATTCTGTTGATTCCTCCGGCGGAAGAGCACGTGGCGCAGATAAAGAGTCGTTCATGGGTGACCACTACAACACCTCAGAGTCCGAGTGATAATCAAGTTACTATAGCTCGTCCAACGAGCACAgtgccaccaccgccaccagcTTCTCCTCCTCTACGAGTTGGAGGACGGTCCACCATTACCAAGGTGTACACACCGTATCAGCAGCAAGTAGCTCAGCCCACGGCGGAGGAGTATCAGAGAACTACGCCCAGTGGTGATAACGAAAGCGTGGCTAGCGAGCATCAACTCACGGCTGATGCCCAAAAGCGTACCGAACTAGAGCTCCTTCAGGTTGATCGTGTGGACCGCAAGGACGGCATGGATTGGTACTACGAAAGCTTCAAGAAGAAACGAGATTTCAATGGTGGAGCTGCTGTGCGGAAAACAGCTCACAAGGAGGTGTTCTACGACGGAATAGCTGCTTCGTCCAGCTGGAATCGATTGCACAAGGAGATTCTCTCTGTCagcttgttattgttgtggaGCGCGTgtttttaa